The proteins below come from a single Burkholderia humptydooensis genomic window:
- a CDS encoding DMT family transporter: protein MTMKTRSREWWIDRAALLGVAVLCAGLAWLFSIGAGKWSTLILATVVFVALLLDNHRLRKELKRYRDK, encoded by the coding sequence ATGACCATGAAGACCCGTTCCCGTGAGTGGTGGATTGATCGCGCTGCGCTACTCGGCGTCGCAGTTCTATGCGCGGGCCTCGCATGGCTGTTTTCAATCGGCGCCGGCAAGTGGAGCACCCTTATCCTGGCGACCGTCGTTTTCGTCGCCCTGCTTTTGGACAATCACCGACTTCGAAAAGAGCTGAAACGGTATCGAGACAAGTAG
- a CDS encoding LysR family transcriptional regulator — protein MDLKQLRYFVAVAEELHFGRAAKRLFISQPALSFDIRKFEDELGVQLFARTSKSVTLTNAGEVLLGEARRLLLQAQEAQRLTIRSASGLAGRLKIGFVNSMLYRGLPSAVRRFEADYPNVEVVLKEMNTHEQVQAILRAQIDVGYAHWGTFPPEIAADAIFSEPFLCCLPAAHRLARRKRVDLATLAHEPFILFPRDAAPHYHDLIIAQCVSAGFSPQIRHEARLWQTVLTMVEFEMGVALVPSVLRQVRSERLRYLPLAGDALESHTLRLRRANEREPVAERFGEYLDDEIRRLRGMAK, from the coding sequence ATGGACCTGAAGCAATTGCGCTACTTCGTCGCCGTCGCGGAGGAACTGCATTTCGGCCGCGCGGCGAAACGGCTGTTCATCTCGCAGCCGGCCCTGAGCTTCGACATCCGCAAGTTCGAGGACGAGCTCGGCGTGCAGTTGTTCGCGCGCACGAGCAAGTCGGTCACGCTGACGAATGCGGGCGAAGTGCTGCTCGGCGAGGCGCGCCGGCTGCTGCTGCAGGCGCAGGAGGCGCAACGTCTGACGATTCGGTCGGCGTCGGGGCTCGCGGGGAGACTCAAGATCGGCTTCGTCAATTCGATGCTGTATCGCGGGCTGCCGTCCGCGGTGCGGCGCTTCGAGGCGGACTATCCGAATGTCGAAGTCGTGCTGAAGGAGATGAACACGCACGAGCAGGTGCAGGCGATCCTGCGCGCGCAGATCGACGTCGGCTACGCGCACTGGGGCACGTTCCCGCCCGAGATCGCGGCCGACGCGATTTTCTCCGAGCCGTTCCTCTGCTGCCTGCCCGCCGCGCACCGGCTTGCGCGACGAAAGCGCGTCGATCTCGCGACGCTTGCGCACGAGCCGTTCATCCTGTTCCCGCGCGACGCGGCGCCTCACTATCACGACCTCATCATCGCGCAGTGCGTGAGCGCGGGCTTCAGCCCGCAGATCCGGCACGAAGCGCGCCTGTGGCAGACGGTGCTGACGATGGTCGAGTTCGAGATGGGGGTGGCGCTCGTGCCGAGCGTGCTGCGCCAGGTGCGCAGCGAACGGCTGCGCTACCTGCCGCTCGCCGGCGATGCGCTCGAATCGCACACGTTGCGGCTGCGCCGGGCGAACGAGCGGGAGCCCGTTGCGGAGCGCTTCGGCGAATATCTGGACGACGAGATCCGGCGGCTTCGCGGCATGGCGAAGTGA
- a CDS encoding acyl-CoA dehydrogenase family protein, which yields MNMMKEIVEVNAPAAGAANIPDSRGINFFTNDPDCAALVRLHLGEARFRDLEPELRTLGLRASDELDRLASRADRNPPVLQPRTRRGEALETIDKHPDYVALERVAYSELGLAAMSHRDDAPPPLVKYALTFLFVQAEFGLCCPVSMTDSLTRTLRRFGSRELVGRFLPRLASRDFDVLYQGAMFMTEQAAGSDVGRIATRAVRDTSADGSAIWRLFGDKWFCSNADADLAMVLARPEGAPDGVKGLALFLLPKTLADGSRNRYRIVRLKDKLGSRSMASGEIALEGAQAYLIGEIGRGFHQMADMINMSRLSNGVRAAGLMRRATTEALHVARHREAFGRKLIDMPLMQRQLVKMLVPTEQARSLFMQIALLLAKADEGDAQAAGCVRILTPLIKFRACRDARRVAGDAMEVRGGTGYIEEWSDARVLRDAHLGSIWEGTSNIVALDVARAVKREGALSPLRAFLLDTLDAARLPGASAARLHRALDRASDAIAHVAQTGDDAFVRQAASALYHATTAILLASEGMRLAPDHRRLALAHLVLRHKLSPVDPLALPGADADADAGALAALLRDRPVALDDALRLLGEPSGEAA from the coding sequence ATGAACATGATGAAAGAAATCGTCGAAGTGAACGCGCCCGCGGCGGGCGCGGCGAACATTCCCGACTCGCGGGGCATCAACTTCTTCACGAACGACCCCGATTGCGCGGCGCTGGTGCGGCTCCATCTCGGCGAAGCGCGCTTTCGCGACCTCGAGCCGGAACTGCGCACGCTCGGGCTGCGCGCGTCGGACGAGCTCGATCGCCTCGCGTCGCGCGCCGATCGGAATCCGCCCGTGCTTCAGCCGCGCACGCGTCGCGGCGAGGCGCTCGAGACGATCGACAAGCATCCGGACTATGTCGCGCTCGAGCGCGTCGCGTATTCGGAGCTCGGGCTCGCCGCGATGAGCCATCGCGACGATGCGCCGCCGCCGCTCGTCAAGTATGCGTTGACGTTCCTGTTCGTGCAGGCCGAATTCGGCCTCTGCTGTCCCGTCAGCATGACCGACTCGCTGACGCGCACGCTGCGCCGCTTCGGTTCGCGCGAGCTCGTCGGGCGTTTCCTGCCGCGGCTCGCGTCGCGCGATTTCGACGTGCTGTACCAGGGCGCGATGTTCATGACCGAGCAGGCGGCGGGTTCCGACGTCGGCCGGATCGCAACGCGCGCGGTGCGCGATACGTCCGCCGACGGCTCGGCGATCTGGCGTCTGTTCGGCGACAAATGGTTCTGCTCGAACGCGGACGCCGATCTCGCAATGGTGCTCGCGCGCCCCGAGGGCGCGCCTGACGGCGTCAAGGGGCTCGCGTTGTTCCTGTTGCCGAAGACGCTTGCCGACGGTTCGCGCAATCGCTATCGGATCGTGCGTCTGAAGGACAAGCTCGGCAGCCGCTCGATGGCGAGCGGCGAGATCGCGCTCGAAGGGGCGCAGGCGTATCTGATCGGCGAGATCGGCCGCGGCTTCCATCAGATGGCCGACATGATCAACATGTCGCGTCTGTCGAACGGCGTGCGCGCGGCGGGGCTGATGCGTCGCGCGACGACGGAGGCGCTGCACGTCGCGCGCCATCGCGAAGCGTTCGGCCGCAAGCTGATCGACATGCCGCTGATGCAGCGGCAACTCGTCAAGATGCTCGTGCCGACCGAGCAGGCACGCTCGCTCTTCATGCAGATCGCGCTGCTGCTCGCGAAAGCCGACGAGGGCGACGCGCAGGCGGCCGGCTGCGTGCGGATACTGACGCCGCTCATCAAGTTCCGCGCGTGCCGCGACGCGCGCCGCGTCGCCGGCGACGCGATGGAGGTGCGCGGCGGCACCGGCTACATCGAGGAATGGAGCGACGCGCGCGTGCTGCGCGACGCGCATCTCGGCTCGATCTGGGAGGGCACGAGCAACATCGTCGCGCTCGACGTCGCGCGGGCGGTCAAGCGCGAAGGCGCGCTCTCGCCGCTGCGCGCGTTCCTGCTCGACACGCTCGACGCGGCGCGGCTGCCCGGCGCGAGCGCGGCGCGTCTGCACCGCGCGCTCGATCGCGCGAGCGACGCGATCGCGCACGTCGCGCAGACGGGCGACGATGCGTTCGTGCGGCAGGCGGCGTCCGCGCTCTATCACGCGACGACCGCGATCCTGCTCGCGAGCGAAGGGATGCGCCTCGCGCCCGACCATCGGCGGCTCGCGCTCGCGCATCTCGTGCTGCGCCACAAGCTGTCGCCCGTCGATCCGCTCGCGCTGCCAGGTGCCGATGCCGATGCGGACGCCGGCGCGCTGGCAGCGTTGCTGCGCGATCGGCCCGTCGCGCTCGACGATGCGCTGCGGCTGCTCGGCGAGCCGTCAGGAGAGGCGGCATGA
- a CDS encoding CaiB/BaiF CoA transferase family protein gives MSGDVSKRFPSSSGWEIGCAAARAPDSACASGVAGEAGSATDSSQPASALCASSARRESSETTIADAAHTASTANTARRPNPAVRGNAITTEPARHGALAGLKVIDLSRVLGGPYCTQALADHGARVIKIEPPAGDETRGWGPPFFDDDAWYFTGVNRNKEGIALDLSRDEGRAILWRLLEDADVLVENFKPGTLARWGMDYGRDLRPRFPRLVHCAITGFGADGPLGGLPGYDAVIQAMAGLMSVNGDADGDATRIGLPIVDMVTGLNALAGILLALAGRETSGVGQSVDIALYDCGVSLLHPHLPNWFGSGRTPARSGNAHPNIAPYDSYRTASAPIFLAVGNDRQFARLCAHLGVPALASDPRFVDNRSRCAHRAELKASLEARLADRDCETLARELMAEGVPCGPVRTVDAVVRDPHTLHRGLVVEMGRYRGAASPIRLSRTPATYRSAPPTLGRDTRAVLDALGIDAATQARLADAGVLKEAK, from the coding sequence ATGAGCGGCGATGTCTCGAAGCGATTTCCGTCTTCAAGCGGATGGGAGATCGGGTGTGCCGCCGCGCGTGCGCCCGATTCGGCATGCGCGTCCGGTGTTGCCGGCGAGGCAGGGAGCGCCACGGATTCGTCGCAGCCGGCGAGCGCACTTTGTGCATCGTCCGCGCGGCGCGAATCGTCGGAGACGACAATCGCCGATGCTGCGCACACCGCAAGCACCGCGAACACCGCGCGCCGCCCGAACCCGGCCGTCCGGGGCAACGCGATAACGACCGAGCCCGCCCGTCATGGCGCGCTCGCGGGGCTCAAGGTGATCGACCTGAGCCGCGTCCTCGGCGGCCCGTACTGCACGCAGGCGCTCGCGGACCACGGCGCGCGCGTGATCAAGATCGAGCCGCCCGCGGGCGACGAAACGCGCGGCTGGGGCCCGCCGTTCTTCGACGACGACGCGTGGTACTTCACCGGCGTGAACCGCAACAAGGAAGGGATCGCGCTCGACCTGTCGCGCGACGAAGGCCGCGCGATCCTCTGGCGGCTGCTCGAGGACGCGGACGTGCTCGTCGAGAACTTCAAGCCCGGCACGCTCGCGCGCTGGGGGATGGACTACGGGCGGGATTTGCGGCCGCGCTTTCCGCGCCTCGTCCATTGCGCGATCACGGGCTTCGGCGCCGACGGCCCGCTCGGCGGGCTGCCCGGTTACGACGCGGTGATCCAGGCGATGGCGGGCCTCATGAGCGTGAACGGCGACGCCGACGGCGACGCGACCCGCATCGGCCTGCCGATCGTCGACATGGTGACGGGCCTGAACGCGCTCGCCGGCATCCTGCTCGCGCTCGCCGGGCGCGAGACGAGCGGCGTCGGCCAGTCGGTCGACATCGCGCTGTACGACTGCGGCGTGTCGCTCCTGCATCCGCATCTGCCGAACTGGTTCGGCTCGGGGCGCACGCCCGCGCGCAGCGGCAACGCGCATCCGAACATCGCGCCGTACGACAGCTACCGCACCGCGAGCGCGCCGATCTTCCTCGCGGTCGGCAACGACCGGCAATTCGCGCGTCTCTGCGCGCACCTCGGCGTGCCCGCGCTCGCGAGCGATCCGCGTTTCGTCGACAACCGCAGCCGCTGCGCGCATCGCGCGGAGCTGAAGGCGAGCCTCGAAGCGCGGCTCGCCGATCGCGACTGCGAAACGCTCGCGCGCGAGCTGATGGCCGAGGGCGTGCCGTGCGGGCCGGTGCGCACGGTCGATGCCGTCGTGCGCGATCCGCACACGCTGCATCGCGGGCTCGTCGTCGAGATGGGGCGCTACCGCGGCGCCGCGTCGCCGATCAGGCTGTCGCGCACGCCCGCGACGTACCGCAGCGCGCCGCCGACGCTCGGCCGCGACACGCGCGCGGTGCTCGACGCGCTCGGCATCGACGCGGCGACGCAGGCGCGGCTCGCCGACGCGGGCGTGCTGAAGGAGGCGAAATAA
- a CDS encoding MFS transporter: MTSQHDGRVERAPVGQPARAALAAFVGTTIEWYDFYLYATASALIFGKLFFPPGEPFFGTLASFGTFAVGFFARPFGGLVFGHLGDRIGRKKALVATLVIMAAGTVGIGLLPAYAQAGVAAPVALVALRIAQGIAIGGEWGGAVLMASEHASADKRTFVASFAQLGSPAGLILALLAFRLVAGMEHGAFLAWGWRLPFLASAVLLVVGLAIRAGVDESPEFARVKAERRTAARPVADVVRDAWRTLLLCLGANVIGVAGAWFVNTFMLNYTTQTLGLDRALILDCLFVVAFIQLGTQLASGWFAQRVGTGRFLMTAAALAIASPYPMFALVSTGRPVAIVAGIAIAVMCMSSSYAVMAGFMSTAFDVRVRYSAISLSYQLCAALAGGLTPLAGALLAHRFAGQWWPLAVFYSALAAVSLVCIATLERGKRVDVGARGGVLAKP, encoded by the coding sequence ATGACATCCCAGCACGATGGCCGCGTCGAGCGCGCGCCGGTCGGCCAGCCCGCGCGCGCCGCGCTCGCGGCGTTCGTCGGCACGACGATCGAGTGGTACGACTTCTACCTTTACGCGACCGCGTCCGCGCTCATCTTCGGCAAGCTGTTCTTTCCGCCGGGCGAGCCGTTCTTCGGCACGCTCGCGTCGTTCGGCACGTTCGCGGTCGGCTTTTTCGCGCGGCCGTTCGGCGGCCTCGTGTTCGGCCATCTCGGCGACCGGATCGGCCGCAAGAAGGCGCTCGTCGCGACGCTCGTCATCATGGCGGCCGGCACGGTCGGCATCGGCCTGCTGCCCGCTTACGCGCAGGCGGGCGTCGCCGCGCCCGTCGCGCTCGTCGCGCTGCGCATCGCGCAAGGCATCGCGATCGGCGGCGAGTGGGGCGGCGCGGTACTGATGGCGAGCGAGCACGCGAGCGCGGACAAGCGCACGTTCGTCGCGTCGTTCGCGCAGCTCGGCAGCCCGGCCGGATTGATTCTCGCGCTGCTCGCGTTTCGGCTCGTCGCCGGCATGGAGCACGGCGCGTTCCTCGCGTGGGGCTGGCGGCTGCCGTTTCTCGCGAGCGCGGTGCTGCTTGTCGTCGGGCTCGCGATCCGCGCGGGCGTCGACGAATCGCCGGAGTTCGCGCGCGTGAAGGCCGAGCGGCGCACGGCGGCGCGGCCCGTGGCCGACGTGGTGCGCGACGCGTGGCGCACGCTGCTGCTCTGCCTCGGCGCGAACGTGATCGGCGTCGCGGGCGCGTGGTTCGTCAACACGTTCATGCTGAACTACACGACGCAGACGCTCGGGCTCGATCGCGCGCTGATCCTCGATTGCCTGTTCGTCGTCGCGTTCATCCAGCTCGGCACGCAGCTCGCGTCCGGCTGGTTCGCGCAGCGCGTCGGCACCGGGCGTTTCCTGATGACGGCCGCCGCGCTCGCGATTGCGTCGCCGTATCCGATGTTCGCGCTCGTGTCGACGGGGCGCCCCGTCGCGATCGTCGCCGGCATCGCGATCGCGGTGATGTGCATGTCGAGCTCGTACGCGGTGATGGCGGGCTTCATGTCGACCGCGTTCGACGTGCGCGTCCGCTATTCGGCGATCTCGCTGTCGTACCAGCTCTGCGCGGCGCTCGCGGGCGGGCTCACGCCGCTCGCCGGCGCGCTGCTCGCGCACCGTTTCGCTGGCCAGTGGTGGCCGCTCGCCGTGTTCTACAGCGCGCTCGCGGCGGTGTCGCTCGTGTGCATCGCGACGCTCGAGCGCGGCAAGCGCGTCGATGTCGGCGCGAGGGGCGGGGTGCTCGCGAAGCCTTGA
- a CDS encoding oxidative damage protection protein, with protein sequence MARMIHCAKLGKEAEGLDFPPLPGELGKRLYESVSKEAWQGWLKQQTMLINENRLNMADPRARQYLMKQTEKYFFGDGADQASGYVPPTQG encoded by the coding sequence ATGGCCCGTATGATTCACTGCGCGAAGCTCGGCAAGGAAGCCGAGGGACTCGATTTCCCGCCGCTGCCGGGCGAGCTCGGCAAGCGCCTGTACGAGAGCGTGTCGAAGGAAGCGTGGCAAGGCTGGCTCAAGCAGCAGACGATGCTGATCAACGAGAACCGGCTGAACATGGCCGATCCGCGCGCGCGTCAGTACCTGATGAAGCAGACCGAGAAGTATTTCTTCGGCGACGGCGCGGACCAGGCGTCCGGCTACGTGCCGCCGACGCAGGGCTGA
- the argA gene encoding amino-acid N-acetyltransferase: protein MNSQTDLPAAHSGAAPQPSVDEAVHHAQFVDWMRSVAPYIHKFRNNTFVVGFGGEVVQRGLLSALVSDIALLQAMGIQIVLVHGSRPQVEEQLSLHGVESAFSHGLRITDARALESAKEAAGEVRLDIEAAISQGLPNTPMAHAHISVVSGNFVTARPVGILDGVDFAHTGVVRKIDAESIRHSLASRKLVLLSPLGFSPTGEAFNLSMEDVASAAAIALRADKIIFLTESPGIVDEAGELVREMSLDAAAELLDSGDLQGDDGFFLKHAIRACRGGVARAHLIPQSLDGSVLLELFLHDGVGTMISYENLESLREATPDDVGGILTLIEPLETDGTLVRRGRHQIERDIDHFSVIEHDGVLFGCAALYPYPTEKIGEMACLTVAPEAQGSGDGAQLLKRIEQRARARGLTRIFVLTTRTEHWFLKRGFVKATVDDLPEDRRKLYNWQRKSLVLMKQL from the coding sequence ATGAATTCCCAAACCGACCTCCCCGCCGCCCATTCGGGCGCCGCTCCCCAGCCGTCCGTCGACGAAGCCGTCCATCACGCGCAGTTCGTCGACTGGATGCGTTCCGTCGCGCCCTATATCCACAAGTTCCGCAACAACACGTTCGTCGTCGGCTTCGGCGGCGAGGTCGTGCAGCGCGGACTGCTGAGCGCGCTCGTGTCCGACATCGCGCTGCTGCAGGCGATGGGCATCCAGATCGTGCTCGTGCACGGCTCGCGGCCGCAGGTCGAGGAGCAACTGAGCCTGCACGGCGTCGAATCCGCGTTCTCGCACGGCCTGCGGATCACCGACGCGCGCGCGCTCGAATCGGCGAAGGAAGCGGCGGGCGAAGTGCGGCTCGACATCGAGGCGGCGATCAGCCAGGGCCTGCCGAACACGCCGATGGCGCACGCGCACATCAGCGTCGTGTCCGGCAACTTCGTGACCGCGCGGCCGGTGGGGATTCTCGATGGCGTCGACTTCGCGCACACGGGCGTCGTGCGCAAGATCGACGCCGAGTCGATCCGCCACTCGCTCGCGAGCCGCAAGCTCGTGCTGCTGTCGCCGCTCGGCTTCTCGCCGACGGGCGAGGCGTTCAACCTGTCGATGGAGGACGTCGCGTCGGCGGCCGCGATCGCGCTGCGCGCGGACAAGATCATCTTCCTGACCGAGTCTCCCGGCATCGTCGACGAAGCGGGCGAGCTCGTGCGCGAGATGTCGCTCGACGCGGCGGCCGAGTTGCTCGACTCAGGCGATCTGCAGGGCGACGACGGGTTCTTCCTGAAGCACGCGATCCGCGCGTGCCGCGGCGGCGTCGCGCGCGCGCACCTGATTCCGCAGTCGCTCGACGGCAGCGTGCTGCTCGAATTGTTCCTGCATGACGGCGTGGGCACGATGATCTCGTACGAGAACCTCGAGAGCCTGCGCGAGGCGACGCCGGACGACGTCGGCGGCATCCTGACCCTCATCGAGCCGCTCGAGACGGACGGCACGCTCGTGCGGCGCGGCCGCCACCAGATCGAGCGGGACATCGATCACTTCTCGGTCATCGAGCACGACGGCGTGCTGTTCGGCTGCGCGGCGCTCTACCCGTACCCGACCGAGAAGATCGGTGAGATGGCGTGCCTCACGGTCGCGCCCGAGGCGCAAGGCTCGGGCGACGGCGCGCAGCTCCTGAAGCGGATCGAGCAGCGCGCCCGCGCGCGCGGCTTGACGCGGATCTTCGTGCTGACGACCCGCACCGAGCACTGGTTCCTGAAGCGCGGCTTCGTGAAGGCGACGGTCGACGACCTGCCCGAAGACCGCCGCAAGCTCTACAACTGGCAGCGCAAGTCGCTCGTGCTGATGAAGCAGCTCTGA